In a single window of the Candidatus Limnocylindria bacterium genome:
- a CDS encoding cupin domain-containing protein, with protein sequence MLEPRIIELKDAAKENDSFRKVVFTAAKSQVVLMSLLPGEEIGAESHDGDQLLYAVKGEGVAVINGAREPFEKGAILCVPAGALHNVVNTGERPMKLFTVYAPPQHAAETIHATKADADAAETQRPQPVPA encoded by the coding sequence ATGCTTGAGCCACGCATCATCGAGCTGAAAGACGCCGCGAAGGAGAATGACTCCTTCCGCAAGGTCGTCTTCACCGCAGCCAAGAGCCAGGTGGTCCTCATGTCTCTTCTCCCAGGCGAGGAGATCGGTGCCGAGAGCCACGACGGCGATCAGCTCCTGTACGCCGTGAAAGGCGAAGGCGTTGCCGTGATCAACGGAGCTCGCGAGCCCTTCGAGAAGGGCGCGATCCTCTGCGTTCCGGCCGGCGCCCTGCACAACGTCGTCAACACGGGCGAGCGACCGATGAAGCTGTTCACGGTGTACGCCCCGCCGCAGCACGCTGCCGAAACGATCCACGCGACGAAGGCCGACGCCGACGCGGCCGAGACACAGCGACCGCAGCCTGTCCCGGCCTGA
- a CDS encoding flavodoxin domain-containing protein: protein MKVLVAYATKYGATEGIAKRIAAKLGQQRLSVDARRVDEVRDAGTYDAFVVGSAVYIGSWLKDAVRFVEHNRPILSTHPLWLFSSGPISAETTDAHGRDLRAGAVRKEVADLKEGLRARDHHVFFGALDRGKLH from the coding sequence ATGAAGGTGCTGGTCGCATACGCAACGAAATACGGCGCGACTGAAGGCATCGCAAAGCGGATCGCGGCGAAACTCGGACAGCAGCGGCTCTCGGTCGACGCACGCCGCGTGGATGAGGTGCGCGACGCCGGCACGTACGACGCATTCGTCGTCGGTAGCGCTGTCTACATCGGTTCGTGGCTAAAGGACGCGGTCCGATTCGTCGAGCACAACCGTCCGATCCTCTCAACACATCCGCTGTGGCTGTTCAGCAGTGGCCCGATCAGCGCGGAGACGACCGATGCCCATGGACGCGACCTCCGCGCCGGCGCGGTGCGGAAGGAAGTCGCGGATCTCAAGGAGGGCTTGCGCGCGCGCGATCACCACGTCTTCTTCGGGGCGCTCGACCGCGGCAAGCTTCACTGA